In the genome of Aspergillus luchuensis IFO 4308 DNA, chromosome 2, nearly complete sequence, one region contains:
- a CDS encoding putative ARF GTPase activator (Csx2) (COG:T;~EggNog:ENOG410PGGG;~InterPro:IPR001164,IPR027267,IPR038508,IPR011993, IPR001849,IPR037278;~PFAM:PF01412,PF00169,PF16746;~go_function: GO:0005096 - GTPase activator activity [Evidence IEA]), with product MGNVGSRLDDSGNLYFKDQTKFTIASVTITNSKRRVLLSLAPNSFPATRYAAKRETGDDSPIEYIQDPDVSPSAPVPTFLLRLNNEDELNFNFTFILRQTQTGTAANSTVNGVSTSLPEVADTVLTGLTFAHAPNSRELDNLITREFHANPNLQNNSNVQLVGDYSTAGSPSVQFDWSWKWKPPKVVEDKGGGWRNSCSFLDYDQRANRLNTLAHFSFWVHNTVRSLPSPQFSSPNLEVNVPFRNRIPSSQSVLSHSSDADAASNSQNVPVTPPEAGDTTATLPHVSAPPPPVKVDLPHSRPGEDMSVVEDGPLFRATMKALEQKTGNMRAKIKKVLKKAEAAQQAQTACNEAVEAFLNALKEASTSNANAIQPALDHYFERTAVQILNYERLNTIQLQRLVIEPLVKLYNNDIKQAEAKKKEFEEESRDYYAYVSRYLGQRQDSLKEKKRVESDSKYQAKRRNFELKRFDYSSFMQDLHGGRKEQEVLSHLTKYADTQAKSFLAAAKQVDDMVPQLDALIHEVNQADKEFQFQRTEREEKRRNLEKSSNMYIEPDSLANAGASSVHSGNGGGNPKSENELGRADSTGSQLRGVISNSSSILPQTNSGSQSGGPSMLASTSSSTGQQRKEGLLWALSRPGSHIDPKGINKQAWHKFWIVLDQGKLSEYSNWKQKLDLHMDPIDLRMASVREARNAERRFCFEVITPQYKRIYQATSEEDMANWIRAINNALQSAVEGRGMSPPPVSSGNDNASIGRDIGSVLTGKSTSYTVQHSQSTGSNNSVTRRTTVGARPSYVRGDGLGFEENPSKLLQTIRDADQGNNWCADCGSTSKVEWVSINLGIVLCIECSGIHRSLGTHISKIRSLTLDVNSFSNDIVEILLQIGNRVSNMIWEATLDQAQKPVAASTREQRLKFITAKYSERAFVQPLPSPLSRFTTSDETLLAAIKRNDIQGVLYGIALRANVNITDRSRSTHAIFLALAAADPASPGAASNLSVKPSGAPTVKAIPFPIAELLVQNGAEIPSQPPPIPLSSAAQLYLSQRTARVSAFGTPPAAPSPGKATSDSLGSGPATRGAGNDHVIPTTQAPSSIDSKEREKLQKRGSAGARFAGKVASLGIDR from the exons ATGGGCAATGTTGGAAGCCGCTTAGATGACTCTGGGAACTTGTACTTCAAGGATCAGACAAAGT TCACAATCGCTTCCGTGACCATAACGAATAGCAAACGGCGCGTGCTTTTAAGCCTTGCACCGAACTCCTTCCCCGCGACGAGATATGCTGCCAAGCGTGAGACCGGCGACGACAGCCCaatagaatatatacag GATCCCGATGTTTCGCCGTCTGCCCCTGTGCCCACCTTCCTTCTGCGATTGAACAACGAAGACGAGTTGAATTTCAATTTCACATTTATATTGAGACAGACACAAACGGGGACCGCTGCGAATTCGACTGTCAATGGTGTCTCAACATCATTGCCCGAGGTCGCCGACACGGTGCTCACAGGCCTTACTTTTGCGCATGCGCCCAACTCAAGGGAATTAGACAACTTGATCACCAGAGAATTCCATGCCAACCCCAACTTGCAAAATAACTCCAATGTACAGCTAGTCGGAGACTACTCCACCGCAGGTAGTCCCTCGGTCCAGTTCGACTGGTCCTGGAAATGGAAACCCCCCAAAGTGGTCGAAGATaaggggggtggttggagaAATAGCTGCAGCTTTCTGGATTATGATCAAAGAGCGAACCGGTTGAACACCCTTGCTCACTTCTCATTTTGGGTGCATAATACAGTACGCTCGCTTCCAAGCCCACAATTTTCTTCCCCGAATCTGGAAGTCAATGTCCCTTTCCGCAATCGCATTCCCTCGTCGCAGTCCGTTCTCTCCCATTCTAGCGATGCGGACGCCGCATCCAATTCCCAAAATGTCCCTGTTACACCCCCGGAAGCTGGTGATACAACAGCCACACTGCCCCACGTCTCAGCACCGCCTCCACCTGTCAAAGTCGACCTTCCTCATTCGCGTCCCGGAGAGGACATGAGtgtggttgaagatggtccgTTATTTCGGGCTACTATGAAAGCTCTGGAACAGAAGACAGGGAATATGCGTGCTAAGATAAAGAAGGTCCTCAAGAAAGCTGAAGCCGCTCAGCAGGCACAGACTGCCTGCAACGAAGCCGTGGAAGCCTTCCTCAACGCATTAAAGGAAGCCTCAACCTCCAACGCGAACGCCATACAGCCCGCCCTTGATCATTACTTTGAAAGGACTGCAGTTCAAATATTGAATTACGAGCGTTTGAATACCATCCAGCTCCAGAGGCTCGTCATAGAACCATTGGTTAAGCTATACAACAATGACATTAAACAggcggaggcgaagaagaaggaattcgaggaagagagcagGGATTACTACGCCTATGTTAGCCGCTATCTCGGTCAACGCCAGGATTCgttgaaggaaaagaagcggGTGGAAAGTGATTCAAAGTATCAGGCAAAGCGACGCAACTTCGAGTTGAAGCGCTTCGACTACTCGTCCTTCATGCAGGATCTCCATGGTGGCCGTAAGGAGCAAGAGGTTCTTTCCCATCTTACCAAGTATGCAGACACCCAAGCGAAGAGTTTTCTGGCAGCCGCCAAACAGGTTGATGATATGGTTCCTCAGCTGGATGCACTTATCCATGAGGTGAACCAAGCGGATAAAGAATTCCAGTTCCAGCGGacagaaagggaagaaaagcgaaGGAATCTGGAGAAAAGCAGCAACATGTATATCGAGCCTGACTCTTTGGCCAATGCGGGTGCATCATCGGTACATTCAGGAAATGGTGGCGGCAACCCAAAGTCTGAGAACGAGCTCGGACGTGCAGATAGCACAGGATCCCAATTGCGAGGTGTCATCAGCAACAGTTCTTCGATTTTGCCGCAGACCAACTCTGGCAGCCAGTCAGGCGGTCCCTCGATGCTCGCTTCTACCAGTAGTTCAACCG GCCagcagaggaaggaaggcttACTCTGGGCACTGTCGCGCCCAGGATCTCATATTGACCCTAAGGGAATAAACAAGCAGGCTTGGCATAA ATTCTGGATCGTTTTAGATCAGGGAAAGCTCTCGGAGTATAGCAATTGGAAACAGAAACTGGATTTGCACATGGATCCTATCGACTTGCGGATGGCTTCCGTGCGAGAAGCTCGGAATGCGGAACGCCGATTCTGTTTCGAGGTTATCACACCACAGTACAAGCGCATCTATCAGGCAACATCAGAGGAAGACATGGCCAACTGGATTCGAGCTATCAATAATGCTCTGCAGAGCGCCGTGGAGGGCCGCGGCATGTCTCCACCCCCAGTCTCGTCCGGCAATGACAACGCGTCCATTGGCCGCGATATTGGCTCAGTGCTAACCGGGAAGAGTACTTCGTACACTGTTCAGCACTCCCAGTCAACAGGCTCCAACAACAGTGTCACCCGTCGTACAACTGTGGGTGCAAGACCAAGCTACGTACGCGGTGACGGTCTCGGTTTTGAGGAAAATCCTTCAAAACTGCTTCAAACCATCCGAGACGCAGATCAGGGTAACAATTGGTGTGCAGACTGCGGGTCTACATCCAAGGTTGAATGGGTCTCAATCAATCTGGGGATTGTCCTCTGCATCGAGTGCAGTGGTATCCACCGGTCACTTGGAACACACATTTCTAAGATACGTTCGCTTACACTGGACGTCAACTCCTTTTCGAATGACATCGTTGAAATCCTGCTGCAGATTGGCAACCGTGTCAGCAATATGATTTGGGAAGCAACCCTCGATCAGGCTCAAAAGCCGGTGGCGGCTTCTACTCGTGAGCAGCGGCTGAAGTTTATCACTGCCAAATACAGTGAACGGGCATTTGTTCAGccacttccttccccctTGTCGCGGTTTACCACCTCAGACGAGACTCTTCTGGCCGCGATCAAAAGAAATGACATTCAGGGCGTGCTATATGGTATTGCCCTTCGTGCCAATGTGAACATTACAGATCGCTCTCGCAGCACGCATGCCATTTTTCTTGCATTAGCCGCAGCAGATCCAGCATCACCTGGTGCGGCCTCAAACCTCTCCGTCAAACCCAGCGGGGCACCAACAGTGAAAGCCATCCCATTTCCTATCGCAGAGCTGCTGGTCCAGAACGGGGCCGAGATTCCCTCGCAGCCGCCTCCCATCCCTCTTTCATCAGCCGCTCAGTTATATCTGAGCCAAAGAACCGCCAGAGTATCTGCTTTTGGTACacctccagctgctccatCACCTGGGAAAGCTACATCCGACTCTCTCGGTTCAGGACCTGCAACTCGGGGCGCAGGGAATGACCATGTCATTCCAACAACTCAAGCGCCGAGCTCCATAGACAGCAAGGAGCGTGAGAAACTACAGAAAAGGGGCAGCGCCGGGGCCAGGTTTGCTGGAAAGGTTGCCTCCCTGGGAATTGACCGCTAG